TTCAAACCACATCGAGGTCGTTGATGAACTACTTCATCCAAGCAGATTCTTCTGCAGCATCTGATGCAAATATACATTCGGATTCGGTGGCTGAATCCGCCACCACACTCTGTTTGGAGCTTTTCCAATAGACAGCTCCTCCATTGAGAGTGAATACGAATCCTAATTGTGAGCGAGAATCATCTCGGTCACTTTGGAAGTCAGCATCAGTGTAACACCTTACAGTGAGCTCCTCTTCCACTCCTCCAAACACCAAGAACATATCTTTAGTTCTTCTCAAGTACGTCAGAATGTTCTTACTGCAGTCCAATGGG
The sequence above is drawn from the Helianthus annuus cultivar XRQ/B chromosome 12, HanXRQr2.0-SUNRISE, whole genome shotgun sequence genome and encodes:
- the LOC118485083 gene encoding secreted RxLR effector protein 161-like; protein product: MENSKNGGVPLTKETVLNKSQSPSTDIEIKQMEVVPYASAIGSIIKNILTYLRRTKDMFLVFGGVEEELTVRCYTDADFQSDRDDSRSQLGFVFTLNGGAVYWKSSKQSVVADSATESECIFASDAAEESAWMK